In the Besnoitia besnoiti strain Bb-Ger1 chromosome IX, whole genome shotgun sequence genome, TCGTGCTGGCTGAGGCCGTTTGCCTCATCTAGTTGTCACCGTCATGCCTCCCCCATGGGCCTTGCGTCTTTTTGTCATCTggtgcgctgccgcgcgcctctggtgTACTAGTCAGCACATGCCTCTGAGCACACTGTGCATAGAGGGAGGCTTGGCGGCGCCGGGTCATACCTTCGGGGCGACGAGCGACCCCTTGGACtcgacgaaggcagcgagtTCGTTGCCATTAGCCTCCACGCCGGTGCGCGGCGATGCCGTTTTTCGCGGAAAAGCGCCGTCGCGTGGAGAACGAGAAGAGTCGACACGTGAACTATGGCGCAGGGCCTTCGGACCTCGTAGCACCCCTGCTACCAGAAGAAGGCTCTTATACACcctgcctccccccccagATCCGACCAGAGTTGATCCAAAGAtcctggaggcggcgcgcaacCCTCCGCCACTTGCGGACCAGCTTGCACAGGAATTGCCCTTCTCTTTCTACCTCCCTGACAAAGATGGATACTTTCTCGTTTTCATTCAGGTAAAAGAAAACCTCCGCAGGCATGTGTGCCTTTGTTCTGCCAACCTTTACGTCCGTCCACAGACGCGCTCACCTTGGTCGCGGGGCGGCAATGTCTCCTCGTTGAGAGGTGGGGTTTTCCAATTTTCTCTTTCACCTTTCTGTGTTGGTTTTTCTTGCTGGTGGAATGAACGTGTTTCAATGGCTGTCTCCCAAGTCCGCGGTTCGTGctgtgctgcggctgcgcaccTTTAGTGGTTTTCCAGCCCGCCCCCCTGACTCACCTTTTGCCACCGGGGATCTGAACACATTGCTttttcggcgtctctctccggtTTGGGCTCGCCCAGGTCTTTGTCTCCTGTATGTGGCCAGGGTGTCAGTTTGTCGACGCGCTTTTGGTTGCTCGTATTCGGCGGCATATGCACGTCTGTGGTTGTTCTGATCAGGCTGGGAAGATGAATATCGAGCGCTTGCAGGCTATTTCGCCAGAACAGATCGTGGCGTTCATAAAATTTGTGGGCTGCCTGTTCTTCGGAACCATTGAAGGCCGcccggaggcgcgcgtgagGATCGTTTTTGACTGCGACGGCGTAGACACCCTGCAACTGCTGAGGAAGGGAGGCCTGAGCACCATGCGGGCGACACTGCAGGGCGTGAGCAACCTGGCGTTGCTTCTTGGGGACCGAACAGCGGACTTTGTTATCGTCAACGTTTCCATGGCGCTCAGCACTCTCATCGAATTGGCGAAACAGACCGCGCACCCACGTGTGCGGGTCACAGCGCTTGGCGGCCCCTCAGAATATGTCCCCTGGCTGACTGACCTCGTAGGAGCAGAGAGCTTGCCCGCGTCATACGGAGGCACAGCCACGACGCCTATCGGCGAGACTCCAGTGGCCGTCGTCGTCAGAAGGAAGATTAGCGATattcttcgcgcgcgagccgtgAAACGCGCTAacaaggcagaggcgcgaaagCGGCGTTCGTGAAGAGGAACTAGCCACTGATGGTGATGCTTGGAGGGAGTCGAACGATGCCACACAAGGGCAGCTGTCGAACTCAGAGAGAGGTTACGGAAACACACTGCAAAAGACCGCAAACAACTACAAAGGACAGCCTCATGGACGGGGttgcgcgacggcggaagagATAGGAACAGTAGAGAGCCTTCGTAAGCCCTGAGTACGGGGAAACAGCAGGACAGCAGAAATATGGAGTCGTGAAACGCCACGCAAGGCAGCTATGAACAGAAATCTAGAGCGATGGCGgtatacacacacacacggagagcgagaggcgcagaggcagcacgGGTATGCGCCAGACAAGGAAAaatgcgagggagagggcgtCCCAAAAGATACGTAAGAGCTCTGCGGATGCACGTTCGACAGCCGGGACGGTCAGGGGCAGACGAGGATGCACAAGCCTCCTCAGTTGACTCCGCCATGCGAGTTGGTGCGACCTGAAAGCTGGCTGGAGATGACccacgccgcaggcgagggaggagagacagaagggAAAGATTAGTTTCGCTGCTCTGGGCATTTGCTGGCAGTCATGAAGAGCAAGAAAGATGTCGCCGAATTAAGTGACCTGAGCATGCCTGTTTCTGCCACGATTTTGGTTTAGGCTTTgtgggagggagaggggggcggggggagcgACGGTGCGTCAGAAGGCAGCCTTCCTCGGATTTTTCAGCTCTTGTCCGTGTGCCCTTCCACCCCTACACTTTAGGACAGCGTTTTGTATAGGCGCGAATGTAAAATGCGTGAGGAGAGACTCGCTTTGTCGGTGACCTGCGTGAAACATGTGCCCGCTTGGGCAGGCGCGGACCAGCACGATAAATGAATACAagaagcagcggagagagcggcggcggggggagaggcgagcTTGAATTACAGCTAGCAACATGGCGCCGATACATGCACAGACAGACGGCATCCCTTAGATGACTTAGTCTCCACTATTTCTTCTTGGGAAGGATGGACACATAGCAACGATCGTTGAGACCCGCGAACCCTCAGATGCCATACACATCATGATCGATTCTTTCACCAGAAACGAGAGATGGGTGTACCGCTGGCTTCTGTTCTGGCGCAGACCGTTGCTTCTGGCCCCTTTCTTCTCCGTTCGCGACGTACAAAATGTCCCCGGTCTTCGCTTTGCAGTGAGGGCTACGAAAAGATGAGTGTCTCCGGTAGCGTAAAGCATACTCCAGCGGGGAACACCCTGTGAGGTTGCACTCGCCAAACGAAGCTACGAACGCGTTAACTGTGCAGGTCTGCGGTCAGCCCACGTagcctgctgctgcgagtTCCGTGCTTCCTTGCCCAGACACCGCTAAAAAGAGTCTCACATAGGCCCTCTTGTGGCCCTGAGCAAACAACTCGCGACTTCCTATTCAGAACGAGGGATCTCACTGAGGCAACGACGACACCTGCCGTCTGTCGAACACTGAaagccgccgccttctcagcCGGGTACGTGTGAC is a window encoding:
- a CDS encoding hypothetical protein (encoded by transcript BESB_012030) — its product is MPPPWALRLFVIWCAAARLWCTSQHMPLSTLCIEGGLAAPGHTFGATSDPLDSTKAASSLPLASTPVRGDAVFRGKAPSRGEREESTRELWRRAFGPRSTPATRRRLLYTLPPPPDPTRVDPKILEAARNPPPLADQLAQELPFSFYLPDKDGYFLVFIQAGKMNIERLQAISPEQIVAFIKFVGCLFFGTIEGRPEARVRIVFDCDGVDTLQLLRKGGLSTMRATLQGVSNLALLLGDRTADFVIVNVSMALSTLIELAKQTAHPRVRVTALGGPSEYVPWLTDLVGAESLPASYGGTATTPIGETPVAVVVRRKISDILRARAVKRANKAEARKRRS